Proteins co-encoded in one Salvia splendens isolate huo1 chromosome 4, SspV2, whole genome shotgun sequence genomic window:
- the LOC121800037 gene encoding SPX and EXS domain-containing protein 1-like isoform X1 produces MFGGLESIPKNSPHLRKSGSRFVVFDIGSGELGNSSEEDFLRNTESNEMKAGATQLSSAAIVPSPLLLWRFKVLLFFIWGFCCCKIGWDSVMRMSADLRDLFLYEAFLYYNPLLLVTMMVWLWGINLWVFAQSNIGYVKIFDLDQSHLTHREIWKCATWMTIVVPTSMTAYLYLYSHGEVSLAASQPVLLYAAVLMTLIFPFDIFYLSSRFFFLRTVWRIVFPLQAISFPDFFLADIFTSMAKVFSDLERSVCRMVHRQVATIAWFEADSVCGSHSVGIPIALVLPYIFRFFQCLRQYKDTKEKTALLNALKYSTAVPVIFLSALKYHVFPEKWTTFYRPLWLLSGVVNSLYSFYWDITRDWDLSCFTRIFKFSKPHTISNLLHGRKWVYVWVIGSNLILRCTWTYKLSAHLRHNYLTVFAISALEILRRFQWVFFRVENEWNKTNSKSSIQLSTLDNPNEEEKLLNSSSHTV; encoded by the exons ATGTTTGGAGGTCTTGAGTCTATCCCTAAGAATAGTCCTCATCTACGGAAATCTGGTAGCCGGTTTGTTGTGTTTGATATTG GTTCGGGTGAGCTCGGAAATAGCTCTGAGGAAGATTTTTTGCGTAATACAGAGTCAAATGAAATGAAGGCTGGGGCGACACAGTTAAGCAGTGCAGCCATTGTGCCTTCCCCTCTTCTGCTTTGGAGATTCAAG GTACTACTGTTTTTCATCTGGGGATTCTGCTGTTGCAAG ATCGGATGGGATTCAGTAATGAGAATGAGTGCAGACCTTCGAGATTTGTTTTTATATGAGGCTTTCTTGTATTATAATCCTCTCCTTCTTGTG ACTATGATGGTTTGGCTTTGGGGAATCAATTTGTGGGTTTTCGCCCAGTCTAATATTGGATATGTGAAAATTTTTGATCTAGACCAGAGCCATCTCACTCATAGAGAGATATGGAAG TGTGCTACATGGATGACAATAGTTGTGCCAACTAGCATGACAGCATACCTTTATCTGTATTCTCACGGAGAAGTTTCATTGGCGGCATCTCAACCA GTGCTCTTGTATGCTGCTGTCTTGATGACCCTCATATTTCCCTTTGATATCTTCTATCTTTCATCTCGTTTCTTTTTCTTGAGGACAGTTTGGCGAATTGTTTTCCCGTTGCAG GCAATATCATTTCCTGATTTCTTTTTGGCTGATATATTTACATCTATGGCAAAG GTTTTCTCCGATCTGGAGCGTTCAGTTTGTAGAATGGTCCATCGCcag GTTGCTACCATCGCATGGTTTGAGGCAGACTCTGTTTGTGGGAGTCACTCTGTCGGAATACCAATAGCTCTTGTTTTGCCTTACATTTTCCGTTTCTTCCAATGTCTTCGGCAGTACAAGGATACAAAAGAAAAGACTGCTCTGCTTAATG CCCTAAAGTATTCAACTGCAGTACCAGTTATATTTCTTTCTGCCCTCAAGTATCATGTTTTCCCTGAAAAATGGACAACTTTTTATCGACCACTGTGGCTATTATCGGGTGTAGTGAACTCCCTGTACTCGTTTTACTGGGATATCACACGGGATTGGGACTTGAG CTGTTTCACGCGGATTTTCAAATTCAGCAAACCACATACCATATCCAACTTGTTACATGGGAGGAAGTGG GTGTATGTTTGGGTGATCGGGAGCAATCTTATCCTGCGTTGCACGTGGACATACAAGCTATCCGCCCATCTTCGCCATAACTACCTCACGGTGTTTGCAATATCAGCGCTGGAGATACTGCGCCGTTTCCAGTGGGTGTTCTTTCGTGTGGAGAACGAGTGGAATAAAACGAACTCCAAATCGAGTATTCAGTTATCCACGTTGGATAATCCTAATGAGGAAGAGAAATTGCTCAACTCTAGCAGTCATACTGTATAG
- the LOC121800037 gene encoding SPX and EXS domain-containing protein 1-like isoform X2: MKAGATQLSSAAIVPSPLLLWRFKVLLFFIWGFCCCKIGWDSVMRMSADLRDLFLYEAFLYYNPLLLVTMMVWLWGINLWVFAQSNIGYVKIFDLDQSHLTHREIWKCATWMTIVVPTSMTAYLYLYSHGEVSLAASQPVLLYAAVLMTLIFPFDIFYLSSRFFFLRTVWRIVFPLQAISFPDFFLADIFTSMAKVFSDLERSVCRMVHRQVATIAWFEADSVCGSHSVGIPIALVLPYIFRFFQCLRQYKDTKEKTALLNALKYSTAVPVIFLSALKYHVFPEKWTTFYRPLWLLSGVVNSLYSFYWDITRDWDLSCFTRIFKFSKPHTISNLLHGRKWVYVWVIGSNLILRCTWTYKLSAHLRHNYLTVFAISALEILRRFQWVFFRVENEWNKTNSKSSIQLSTLDNPNEEEKLLNSSSHTV, from the exons ATGAAGGCTGGGGCGACACAGTTAAGCAGTGCAGCCATTGTGCCTTCCCCTCTTCTGCTTTGGAGATTCAAG GTACTACTGTTTTTCATCTGGGGATTCTGCTGTTGCAAG ATCGGATGGGATTCAGTAATGAGAATGAGTGCAGACCTTCGAGATTTGTTTTTATATGAGGCTTTCTTGTATTATAATCCTCTCCTTCTTGTG ACTATGATGGTTTGGCTTTGGGGAATCAATTTGTGGGTTTTCGCCCAGTCTAATATTGGATATGTGAAAATTTTTGATCTAGACCAGAGCCATCTCACTCATAGAGAGATATGGAAG TGTGCTACATGGATGACAATAGTTGTGCCAACTAGCATGACAGCATACCTTTATCTGTATTCTCACGGAGAAGTTTCATTGGCGGCATCTCAACCA GTGCTCTTGTATGCTGCTGTCTTGATGACCCTCATATTTCCCTTTGATATCTTCTATCTTTCATCTCGTTTCTTTTTCTTGAGGACAGTTTGGCGAATTGTTTTCCCGTTGCAG GCAATATCATTTCCTGATTTCTTTTTGGCTGATATATTTACATCTATGGCAAAG GTTTTCTCCGATCTGGAGCGTTCAGTTTGTAGAATGGTCCATCGCcag GTTGCTACCATCGCATGGTTTGAGGCAGACTCTGTTTGTGGGAGTCACTCTGTCGGAATACCAATAGCTCTTGTTTTGCCTTACATTTTCCGTTTCTTCCAATGTCTTCGGCAGTACAAGGATACAAAAGAAAAGACTGCTCTGCTTAATG CCCTAAAGTATTCAACTGCAGTACCAGTTATATTTCTTTCTGCCCTCAAGTATCATGTTTTCCCTGAAAAATGGACAACTTTTTATCGACCACTGTGGCTATTATCGGGTGTAGTGAACTCCCTGTACTCGTTTTACTGGGATATCACACGGGATTGGGACTTGAG CTGTTTCACGCGGATTTTCAAATTCAGCAAACCACATACCATATCCAACTTGTTACATGGGAGGAAGTGG GTGTATGTTTGGGTGATCGGGAGCAATCTTATCCTGCGTTGCACGTGGACATACAAGCTATCCGCCCATCTTCGCCATAACTACCTCACGGTGTTTGCAATATCAGCGCTGGAGATACTGCGCCGTTTCCAGTGGGTGTTCTTTCGTGTGGAGAACGAGTGGAATAAAACGAACTCCAAATCGAGTATTCAGTTATCCACGTTGGATAATCCTAATGAGGAAGAGAAATTGCTCAACTCTAGCAGTCATACTGTATAG